A part of Sulfurifustis variabilis genomic DNA contains:
- a CDS encoding YfgM family protein: protein MSAYTEQEELEKIKAWWKTYGGALILGVLLGIGLLFGNKYWTQYKEERLARASDVYAEMLSQVRSQQREQARLSAENLVKEYGATPYAGMAGLMLARLSYEAGDIAGAKERLQWTLDHASDPATVHAARLRLARLLLSEERYDEAMALATAGSQAGFESEYLELQGDILAAAKKQAEARAAYAQALELLPQDAPYRRVLQMKLDDAQGGAAE, encoded by the coding sequence GTGAGCGCGTATACCGAACAAGAAGAGCTCGAGAAGATCAAGGCCTGGTGGAAGACCTACGGCGGGGCGCTGATCCTGGGCGTCCTGCTGGGCATCGGCCTGCTCTTCGGCAACAAGTACTGGACCCAATACAAGGAGGAACGGCTTGCGCGCGCCTCGGACGTGTACGCCGAAATGTTGTCGCAGGTGCGTTCGCAGCAGCGGGAGCAGGCGCGCCTGAGTGCCGAGAACCTCGTGAAGGAGTACGGTGCAACGCCCTACGCGGGTATGGCCGGGCTCATGCTCGCCAGGCTCAGCTACGAGGCGGGCGATATCGCGGGCGCGAAGGAACGACTCCAGTGGACGCTCGACCACGCGAGCGATCCGGCCACCGTGCACGCCGCGCGCCTGCGTCTGGCGCGGTTGCTGCTGTCCGAAGAGCGATACGATGAGGCGATGGCACTCGCGACCGCGGGATCACAGGCAGGGTTCGAAAGCGAGTACCTCGAGTTGCAGGGCGATATTCTCGCCGCTGCGAAGAAGCAAGCCGAAGCCCGCGCCGCCTACGCGCAGGCGCTCGAGCTCCTGCCCCAGGATGCGCCCTACCGGCGGGTGCTTCAGATGAAGCTGGACGATGCCCAGGGGGGAGCGGCGGAATGA
- the bamB gene encoding outer membrane protein assembly factor BamB codes for MNRAVAMLLALAMLSACASRSVREPPAPLPELKPELRVSELWTVDVGASAGTALRITPALEDGAVYMAAAEGRVSAHAADSGKELWEVDLEARISGATGVGEGLVLVGSRQGEVIALQRENGNRAWSARVSSEVLAAPAAAAGIVVVQTVDGKVFGLAAADGKRAWVYERTEPALTLRGTATPAIVNDVVLTGFASGRIAALRLQDGKLLWEVPVTQPRGRNEIERLVDVDASPLVLGETIYAASYQGKLVALNPRGGAVAWSRDVSTYRALATDGRNIYVTDDRGHVLAFDARSGASVWKQDQLRGREPSAPVVQGDYLLVGDFEGYVHWLAREDGRLLARHRVDGAVRAPAVATGDTIFVAGLSGTLSALRLLSN; via the coding sequence ATGAACCGGGCCGTCGCGATGCTGTTGGCTCTGGCCATGTTGTCCGCGTGCGCCTCGCGAAGCGTGCGGGAACCTCCGGCCCCGCTGCCCGAACTGAAGCCGGAGCTGCGTGTGAGCGAACTCTGGACGGTCGACGTCGGAGCAAGCGCCGGAACTGCCCTGCGTATCACGCCGGCGCTGGAGGACGGCGCCGTCTACATGGCGGCCGCCGAGGGACGCGTCAGCGCGCATGCAGCGGATTCCGGCAAGGAGCTCTGGGAGGTCGATCTCGAGGCACGGATCAGCGGGGCAACGGGGGTCGGTGAGGGCCTCGTGCTGGTGGGGAGCCGGCAGGGCGAAGTGATTGCGCTGCAGCGCGAGAACGGCAACCGTGCATGGAGCGCCCGGGTATCGAGCGAGGTACTCGCCGCGCCCGCGGCTGCGGCGGGAATCGTGGTTGTCCAGACCGTCGACGGGAAGGTGTTCGGATTGGCGGCGGCCGACGGCAAGCGCGCATGGGTCTACGAGCGCACCGAGCCTGCCCTTACCCTGCGCGGCACCGCGACGCCGGCGATCGTGAACGACGTCGTTCTCACCGGATTCGCCAGCGGGCGCATCGCCGCGCTACGGCTTCAGGACGGCAAACTTCTCTGGGAAGTGCCTGTGACGCAACCTCGCGGTCGCAACGAGATCGAGCGACTCGTCGACGTCGATGCCTCGCCGCTCGTTCTCGGCGAAACGATCTACGCGGCGAGCTACCAGGGCAAGCTCGTCGCGCTCAACCCGCGAGGCGGCGCCGTCGCCTGGTCCCGCGATGTCTCGACGTATCGCGCGCTCGCGACCGACGGTCGCAACATCTACGTCACGGACGATCGCGGCCACGTGCTCGCGTTCGACGCCCGCAGCGGGGCGAGCGTGTGGAAACAGGATCAGCTGCGAGGACGTGAGCCGAGCGCGCCGGTGGTACAGGGCGACTATCTCCTGGTCGGGGACTTCGAGGGTTACGTGCATTGGCTGGCACGCGAGGACGGGCGCCTGCTCGCGCGTCATCGGGTGGACGGCGCCGTGCGCGCGCCCGCCGTGGCGACCGGCGATACGATCTTCGTAGCCGGCCTCTCGGGAACTCTCAGCGCGTTGCGTCTCCTGTCGAACTGA
- the der gene encoding ribosome biogenesis GTPase Der, with protein sequence MKPVVVIVGRPNVGKSTLFNRLTRSRAAIVADEPGVTRDRQYGDGVIGDRPYHVVDTGGIAQALSERKGGDALRELMTAQVREALAEADAILFLVDVREGLNALDREIAGDLRRLGKPVTLAVNKAEGMDRANAAAEFHALGLGDPWPVSSAHGEGISDLMAHVLAPLPRAPEDEAAPADMPRIAVVGRPNAGKSTLVNALLGEQRVIVSDQPGTTRDSIHLPLERRGRAYVLIDTAGVRRRSRVDEAVEKFSAIKTLQAVDEANVAILVLDAVAGISEQDASLGGYVLERGRGIVIAVNKWDAVPAGDRDWAKRELERKLGFLAFARAHYISALKGQGIGGLFTSVDQAFVSANRELPTSRLNRILASAVAATPPPMVRGRRIRLKFAHQGGRNPPVVVIHGNQVASLPDAYRRYLANVFREAFDLVGTPVRIECREGENPYEGRRPERRRRRGR encoded by the coding sequence ATGAAACCGGTCGTCGTCATCGTGGGCCGGCCGAACGTCGGCAAGTCGACGCTGTTCAATCGCCTGACCCGCAGCCGGGCCGCCATCGTGGCGGACGAGCCGGGCGTGACGCGCGACCGTCAGTACGGCGACGGAGTAATCGGCGATCGCCCCTACCATGTCGTGGATACCGGGGGCATCGCGCAGGCGTTGAGCGAGCGCAAAGGCGGCGATGCGTTGCGGGAGCTCATGACCGCGCAGGTGCGCGAAGCGCTTGCGGAAGCCGATGCCATTCTCTTTCTCGTCGATGTTCGCGAAGGACTGAACGCGCTCGATCGGGAGATCGCGGGCGATCTCCGCCGGCTGGGCAAGCCCGTAACCCTCGCGGTAAACAAGGCGGAGGGAATGGATCGCGCGAACGCCGCCGCGGAGTTCCACGCGCTGGGGCTCGGGGACCCCTGGCCCGTGTCCTCGGCGCACGGCGAGGGCATATCGGATCTCATGGCGCACGTTCTGGCGCCGTTACCGCGCGCCCCGGAGGACGAGGCGGCGCCGGCGGACATGCCCCGAATCGCGGTTGTCGGCCGCCCGAACGCGGGAAAATCGACACTGGTCAACGCGCTGCTGGGCGAGCAGCGCGTGATCGTTTCGGACCAGCCCGGCACCACCCGGGACAGTATCCACCTACCTCTCGAGCGGCGCGGCCGCGCCTACGTGCTGATCGACACCGCCGGCGTGCGCCGGCGGTCCCGGGTCGACGAGGCGGTCGAGAAGTTTTCGGCGATCAAGACGCTGCAAGCCGTCGACGAGGCGAACGTCGCGATCCTCGTGCTCGACGCCGTGGCCGGCATCAGCGAGCAGGACGCTTCGCTCGGCGGTTACGTCCTGGAGCGGGGCCGGGGGATCGTCATCGCCGTGAACAAGTGGGACGCGGTGCCGGCAGGCGACCGAGACTGGGCGAAGCGTGAACTCGAACGCAAGCTCGGTTTCCTCGCGTTTGCCCGCGCCCACTACATCTCGGCGCTGAAGGGGCAGGGGATCGGCGGGCTGTTCACCTCGGTCGATCAGGCGTTCGTCTCGGCCAACCGGGAACTGCCCACCTCCCGGCTCAACCGGATTCTCGCGTCGGCGGTCGCGGCGACGCCGCCGCCGATGGTCCGCGGGCGGCGGATACGGCTCAAGTTCGCGCACCAGGGGGGACGCAATCCCCCCGTGGTAGTAATCCACGGCAATCAGGTCGCATCTCTGCCCGATGCGTACCGTCGGTATCTCGCCAACGTCTTTCGTGAGGCTTTCGATCTGGTCGGTACGCCGGTGCGCATCGAGTGCCGGGAGGGCGAGAATCCGTACGAGGGCAGGCGCCCGGAGAGGCGACGCCGTCGCGGGCGCTGA
- a CDS encoding serine/threonine protein kinase, producing MSAYHKDGLKPGSTLAEYTVEAVLGHGGFGITYLARDTALGAHVAIKEYLPQDVAARDPRTGAVIPQLSREAIRDYRWGLKNFLKEARALARFKHPNIVRVLRFLEANGTAYTVMEYEEGHTLAQHLKQSNQRIDESSLLRIVMPILNGLQAVHEARLLHLDIKPENIYLRKDGSPMLIDFGSARHAMSGAGHASRTALTHGYAPVEQYPDKGELGPWSDVYAIGATMYRCVTGKHPDSALDRYRALLDYKIDPLRPVAKGAKAEYTPLLLECVQWAMQVHARDRPQTARQLQDRLLGRGRAASAPVFGATTKDAPARHPGESNGDRETPRPGGISVVAMVLLSVAVLVGAALWSVRGELPAVWRALGDLLTAPTETKAPPPAPPKVRSPPKKT from the coding sequence GTGAGCGCCTATCATAAGGACGGCCTGAAGCCGGGTTCGACGCTCGCCGAATACACCGTCGAAGCAGTGCTGGGTCACGGCGGTTTCGGAATCACCTACCTCGCCCGGGACACCGCCCTCGGCGCGCACGTCGCCATCAAGGAGTACCTGCCGCAGGACGTTGCTGCGCGCGATCCGCGCACCGGCGCCGTCATTCCTCAACTTTCACGCGAAGCGATAAGGGACTACCGCTGGGGTCTCAAGAACTTCCTGAAGGAGGCGCGCGCGCTCGCCCGCTTCAAACACCCGAACATCGTGCGAGTGCTGAGGTTTCTGGAGGCCAACGGGACGGCCTACACGGTCATGGAATACGAGGAAGGACACACGCTCGCTCAGCACCTGAAGCAGTCGAACCAGCGCATCGACGAGTCGTCCCTGCTCCGCATCGTCATGCCGATCCTGAACGGGCTGCAGGCGGTGCACGAGGCCCGCTTGCTGCATCTCGACATCAAACCCGAGAACATCTACCTGCGCAAGGACGGCAGCCCCATGCTGATCGATTTCGGATCGGCTCGACACGCGATGAGCGGCGCCGGTCACGCGAGCCGGACGGCCCTCACGCACGGATACGCGCCCGTGGAGCAGTATCCCGACAAGGGCGAGCTGGGACCGTGGTCCGACGTCTACGCCATCGGCGCGACGATGTACCGCTGCGTGACCGGCAAGCACCCCGACAGCGCGCTCGATCGCTACCGCGCGCTCCTCGATTACAAGATCGACCCGCTTCGGCCGGTCGCCAAGGGGGCGAAGGCGGAATACACGCCTCTGCTGCTCGAGTGCGTGCAGTGGGCCATGCAGGTCCATGCGAGGGACCGGCCGCAGACGGCCAGGCAGCTGCAGGACCGGCTTCTCGGCCGCGGGCGCGCTGCATCCGCTCCCGTTTTCGGTGCCACGACGAAGGATGCGCCCGCCCGGCACCCGGGTGAATCGAATGGCGACCGGGAGACGCCACGGCCGGGAGGCATTTCCGTCGTCGCCATGGTGCTGCTCTCCGTGGCGGTGCTCGTCGGCGCTGCCCTGTGGTCGGTTCGCGGCGAGCTGCCCGCGGTCTGGCGTGCCCTGGGCGATCTGCTGACGGCGCCGACCGAGACGAAAGCGCCTCCGCCGGCGCCACCAAAAGTGCGATCGCCACCCAAGAAGACCTGA